TTGTCGATTTCGCGGGCATTGAGCAGCAGCTTGCGCGTGCGCACCGGGTCGGCAATCACGTGGGTGCTCGCGGTGGTCAGCGGAGTGATATGACTGCCGAGCAGCCATGCCTCGCCATCCTTGAGCAGCACATAACTGTCAACCAGCTGCAGCTTGCTGGCACGCAGACTCTTTACTTCCCAGCCGGCCAGGACCAGACCAGCCTCGAAACGATGTTCGATGAAGTAATCGTGTCGCGCCTTTTTATTTTGCGCGATGGTCCCTGTGGGGTGTTTCTTTTGTTTAGCCATAGGGGCGGCATTATAGGGAGTTGCGAGCGTGTCGGCTACGGTCAACCTGCGTGCTTGAGCGTGTTGGATGAATCCCGGACAATACAGGCAATTCTTTGGTTTTTTTCTTTCGCGGATCGGGCTGTTCTTTCGCGATGTTTGCCTCCGCAGTGGAAATGACGCACACATGACGACGCATATTCAACGTTCGGCGCTGCTGCCTTATCCGGCACAGGCGCTCTATGATCTGGTCAACGACGTGGCGCGTTACCCGGAATTCCTGCCTTGGTGCTCAACGGCCGAGGTGCTGGAAAGCAGTGATGAGCACATGGTCGCCAGTGTTGGCGTAGCGAAGGGTGGCTTGAGCCAGCACTTTGTTACGCGAAATGTGCTGGTGCCGGGTAAATCCATTGAAATGAATCTGCAGGAAGGGCCGTTCACCCAGCTGCATGGGGTGTGGGTGTTCAAAGCGCTGACCGACAAGGCCTGCAAGATCAGCCTGGACCTGTCATTTGATTACGCTGGCCCGATTGTGCGAGCGACGTTGGGGCCCTTGTTCAACCAAGCCGCCAATACGTTGGTGGATGCCTTCTGCCAGCGAGCCAAGCAACTGCATGGTTGAGATTGAAGTGGTGTATGCGGCCGTGGATCGTCAGGTTTTGCTGGCGGTGACGGTGCCCGAGGGGACTGGCTTGCGGGCAGCGGCGCAGGCGTCGGGGATCGCAGCTCATTTTCCTGAGCTGAATCTGGCGGATTGTCCCTTGGGTATATTCGGCAAGGTGGTCGCGGACGCGGAGCTGCGGGTTGTGCAGGCGGGTGATCGTATCGAGATCTACCGCCCCTTGCTGGTCGACCCTAAAGAGGTGCGCCGACTGCGTGCCGCCAAGGCGGCCTTGGCCAAACAGCAGAACTCATGAGTTTGCCAACCGGCAAATAGCAAAAAGCCCGGCATGCCGGGCTTTTTGTTGGGCGCCGCAAACTTATTGCGGGCTGGTGTCCAGAGGCTGTGGCGTCGGGACTGGGACAGTCTGCACGCCATCGACGTCTTTCTGGATCTTGTCGAGCAGCGAGCCTGGCTTGGCTGGCACTTCGGACTTCGGTTTCTCCGCTTCCTGCGCTGGAGCAGTCACGTTGGTACCGTTGTCCTTGCCAAGCAAGGCTTCATCTCGGCTCACGCCGGGCATGAAGTCGCCGGAAAGGCTCACAAGCTGGTCATTGCCATTGAAAATGACACTGACGCGTTCCTGCTGGCGTTCACCGCCACCAGGCTGGATGCTGTAGAGATAATCCCAGCGATCAGCATGGAAAGTGTCGGTCAGCAGGGGATTGCCCATGATAAACCGTACTTGCCGTCGGGTCATTCCCGGGCGTAACTGGTCTATCATGTCCTGCGTGACGACATTGCCCTGCTGGATGTCGATTTTGTAAACCCCGGGGAATGAACAACCGGCGAGTGCGAGCAGTCCCACAAAGGTGAAACTGGTTAGCAAGAGCTTGGTGTTTTGCATCGGTGGGCGACTTCCACTATCTTGGCTGGGACAACGTAAACGCCGATCATACCCGTATTAAGAGAAGCTGCGAAGCAGCATCCGCGAGAAAAGCTAACCATGGTTGAAAATAGCGAACTACGCAAAGCCGGTCTTAAAGTGACTCTGCCACGAGTCAAGATTCTACAAATGCTCGATTCTGCTGAGCAGCGCCACATGAGTGCCGAGGATGTCTACAAGGCGCTGATGGAGTCTAACGAGGACGTTGGCCTGGCCACGGTTTACCGTGTGCTGACCCAGTTTGAAGCCGCAGGGC
The Pseudomonas poae DNA segment above includes these coding regions:
- a CDS encoding type II toxin-antitoxin system RatA family toxin, translating into MTTHIQRSALLPYPAQALYDLVNDVARYPEFLPWCSTAEVLESSDEHMVASVGVAKGGLSQHFVTRNVLVPGKSIEMNLQEGPFTQLHGVWVFKALTDKACKISLDLSFDYAGPIVRATLGPLFNQAANTLVDAFCQRAKQLHG
- a CDS encoding RnfH family protein, which produces MVEIEVVYAAVDRQVLLAVTVPEGTGLRAAAQASGIAAHFPELNLADCPLGIFGKVVADAELRVVQAGDRIEIYRPLLVDPKEVRRLRAAKAALAKQQNS
- the bamE gene encoding outer membrane protein assembly factor BamE, which translates into the protein MQNTKLLLTSFTFVGLLALAGCSFPGVYKIDIQQGNVVTQDMIDQLRPGMTRRQVRFIMGNPLLTDTFHADRWDYLYSIQPGGGERQQERVSVIFNGNDQLVSLSGDFMPGVSRDEALLGKDNGTNVTAPAQEAEKPKSEVPAKPGSLLDKIQKDVDGVQTVPVPTPQPLDTSPQ